A genomic segment from Polyangium mundeleinium encodes:
- a CDS encoding TetR/AcrR family transcriptional regulator: MSNSSARRTTLPRRRDEAKALFRNAILDAAEHVFAKQGFHGARIQDIADHARIAVGTVYNHFEQKEDVLHALLEVRLEQMIGSLRPHPTDPEPFEQKLRCCIVRTLRFVDEHRDFHQVALDCGLFAKGTASASSILKEKAVEHFEKLRATTFALVNDGITCGALRQMDPVPLARMLGGLIRASSIGMVMEQSHPNLEAEASLLVDLYLNGAGRADRPERPRDESDLGER, encoded by the coding sequence GTGAGCAACTCGTCCGCACGACGAACAACGCTTCCACGTCGCCGCGACGAGGCCAAAGCGCTCTTCCGCAACGCGATCCTCGACGCCGCCGAGCACGTCTTCGCCAAGCAGGGCTTCCACGGCGCGCGCATCCAGGACATCGCCGACCATGCGCGGATCGCCGTCGGCACCGTCTACAACCACTTTGAGCAGAAAGAAGACGTGCTCCACGCGCTGCTCGAAGTGCGCCTCGAGCAGATGATCGGGAGCCTGCGGCCGCATCCCACGGATCCCGAGCCCTTCGAACAAAAGCTCCGGTGCTGCATCGTCCGGACGCTGCGGTTCGTCGACGAGCACCGCGACTTCCATCAGGTCGCGCTCGACTGCGGGCTCTTCGCGAAAGGCACGGCCTCGGCGTCGAGCATCCTCAAGGAAAAAGCCGTGGAGCACTTCGAAAAGCTCCGCGCCACCACGTTCGCCCTCGTGAACGACGGGATCACGTGCGGCGCGCTCCGGCAGATGGATCCTGTGCCGCTCGCGCGCATGCTCGGCGGCCTGATCCGCGCCTCCTCCATCGGCATGGTCATGGAGCAGAGCCATCCGAACCTCGAAGCCGAGGCCTCGCTCCTCGTGGATCTTTATTTGAACGGCGCGGGCAGGGCCGATCGCCCCGAGCGCCCGCGTGATGAAAGCGATCTTGGAGAACGATGA
- a CDS encoding TetR/AcrR family transcriptional regulator — protein sequence MPRIADPRARIDLLRAAEAIFAENGLAAAKVEDITIRAGVSKGAFYLHFKSKQDCFRQIVEGVVARLASCVEGGRFDVCPPAESLEVLLESRLAHVVELLEFCWQNRGILGMILTGGGGTPYAYLIDAFTDRIERQSETWLRHSVEVGLYRDDIEPAICARLIAGTHERLVREIIKQPRRPDIEGWARQAQDLLTRGLFSVAASAVVDRTVTKNREREEGPREPRSRAKAG from the coding sequence ATGCCTCGTATCGCCGATCCACGCGCGCGCATCGACCTCCTCCGGGCCGCTGAAGCGATCTTCGCCGAGAACGGCCTCGCCGCAGCCAAGGTCGAAGACATCACGATCCGAGCAGGCGTGTCGAAAGGCGCGTTCTACCTGCATTTCAAGAGCAAGCAGGACTGCTTCCGGCAGATCGTGGAGGGCGTCGTGGCGCGGCTCGCGTCGTGCGTGGAGGGCGGGCGCTTCGACGTGTGTCCGCCGGCCGAGAGCCTCGAGGTGCTCCTCGAGAGCCGCCTCGCCCACGTCGTCGAGCTGCTCGAGTTTTGCTGGCAAAACCGTGGGATCCTGGGGATGATCCTGACCGGGGGAGGCGGGACGCCGTACGCGTATCTGATCGACGCGTTCACCGATCGAATCGAGCGGCAGAGCGAGACGTGGCTGCGGCACAGCGTGGAGGTGGGGCTCTACCGTGACGACATCGAGCCGGCGATCTGCGCGCGGCTCATCGCAGGCACGCACGAGCGGCTGGTGCGCGAGATCATCAAGCAGCCGCGGCGCCCGGACATCGAGGGCTGGGCGCGTCAAGCGCAGGATTTGCTCACGCGCGGGCTCTTCTCCGTGGCGGCGAGCGCGGTAGTTGACCGGACGGTCACGAAGAACCGGGAGCGGGAAGAAGGCCCGCGAGAACCCAGGTCGAGGGCGAAGGCAGGATGA
- a CDS encoding efflux RND transporter periplasmic adaptor subunit: MATTGTTKKFGAGKLIALAIVLGTGGLIGVRVKAKMDQKKAIEAQSAVTAEHAAAPGNPAAPPKVTARGGTLIAKPEAMRWQPRVAVTGTLEPIQQADVGFKAGGRLLAIKAKIGDVVKTGQVLGVVDASESSAQANVAQTGVRVAEVSLEMAKDAQRRSDTLFQQNAVPEAEKTTATQRALLAAAQLEQARAQARLASVSIGNATLTAPFGGLVTRAPNGIGKIVAPGEPLYHVEDTSVLKLSASVSENDANVFEVGAAVSIDGAPKATGKVTAVLGSLDPQTRRVPVIAEIPNGPEVGMLSGSFVRAQIVAAETIEVLRLPASALRPGAQDEIVVVQDGKAHLVRVSFTIAPDGSLYVRKGLEAGASVVANPSPEVKEGEALDLGPAAAAPAK, encoded by the coding sequence GTGGCAACGACGGGTACGACGAAAAAGTTTGGCGCCGGCAAGCTGATCGCCCTTGCGATCGTGCTGGGCACCGGGGGGCTGATCGGGGTCCGGGTCAAGGCCAAGATGGACCAGAAAAAGGCCATCGAGGCGCAATCGGCCGTGACGGCCGAGCACGCCGCGGCGCCCGGCAATCCAGCGGCGCCTCCGAAGGTGACGGCGCGCGGAGGCACGCTGATCGCGAAGCCCGAGGCGATGCGCTGGCAGCCGAGGGTCGCCGTGACGGGCACGCTGGAGCCGATTCAGCAGGCCGACGTGGGCTTCAAAGCCGGCGGGCGGCTGCTCGCGATCAAGGCGAAGATCGGCGACGTCGTGAAGACGGGGCAGGTCCTCGGCGTGGTCGACGCGTCGGAGTCCTCGGCGCAGGCGAACGTCGCGCAGACGGGCGTACGCGTGGCCGAGGTCTCGCTCGAAATGGCGAAGGACGCGCAAAGGCGCTCGGATACGCTCTTCCAGCAGAACGCGGTGCCCGAGGCGGAGAAGACGACGGCGACGCAGCGGGCGCTGCTCGCGGCGGCGCAGCTCGAACAGGCACGCGCGCAGGCGCGGCTCGCGTCGGTGTCGATCGGCAATGCGACGCTCACGGCGCCCTTCGGCGGGCTCGTGACGCGCGCGCCGAACGGCATCGGCAAGATCGTCGCGCCGGGCGAGCCGCTGTATCACGTCGAAGACACGTCGGTGCTGAAGCTCTCGGCCTCGGTCTCCGAGAACGACGCGAACGTGTTCGAGGTCGGCGCCGCGGTGTCGATCGACGGCGCGCCGAAGGCCACGGGCAAGGTGACGGCGGTGCTCGGCTCGCTCGATCCGCAGACGCGCAGGGTGCCGGTGATCGCGGAGATCCCGAATGGGCCCGAGGTCGGGATGCTCTCGGGCTCGTTCGTTCGCGCGCAGATCGTGGCCGCAGAGACGATCGAGGTGCTGCGGCTCCCCGCTTCGGCGCTTCGGCCCGGGGCGCAGGACGAGATCGTCGTGGTGCAGGACGGCAAGGCGCACCTCGTGCGCGTTTCGTTCACGATCGCGCCCGACGGCTCGCTCTACGTGCGCAAGGGGCTCGAGGCCGGGGCGTCCGTCGTGGCGAACCCGAGCCCCGAGGTGAAGGAAGGCGAAGCGCTCGATCTCGGACCCGCGGCGGCGGCGCCCGCGAAGTGA
- a CDS encoding efflux RND transporter permease subunit: MNLSAIAIKRPVFTVMVAVALLVLGVVGYKRLGTDLFPDVSFPVASVTIVYPGASPAEIETQISKPIEDAVVSLNGIDRVRSFSREGVSTTVVIFKLDVDIQEAAQLVRERVAQARFKLPKDIEEPVISRLDTGAAPVLVYTLRGKRSLSQIRDFADDVIRPSLEQVDGVAAVNIRGGAEREVKVLLDRARIDALGVQPSQIVAAIRGANLTVPAGRYEQGTREISVRAMGELEAVDTLRDLVVSMARDGSSVRLRDVADVQDGFEDMRTRIRVNNEEAVAFEVVKQSGRNTVEICQGIRTRLATLEKQFPEDLKTSLIMDQSTFIEENAHEVQIAIWFGGAMAILIILIFMLDLRSTLISAVALPTSVVATFFLMYVLGFTLNMMTLLGLSLAIGLLIDDAVVVRENIFKHLERGEPPMEAALNGTKEIALSVLATTLTIVAVFVPVAFMGGIVGQFFRQFGLTVSGAVLVSLFVAFTLDPMLSSRFSKSIEHGAKDPFAWLKRPFEWVFRAMDDSYRGLLGWVVKHKLVVGLLAFGTLIGSGQLMALMGSDFVNPEDRGEMMVEIELPAGTALDELAAQSLEAEKKLLAHPQVKTLYVTLGPGGEVNKAHYRILTTKKHERSMHIDHIKDEVRAIAKSVPGANVVITDPEFVEGAGVQAPIMILVRGDSYDDIRTLADQVAGALQTTAGVTDVQVKFSPGKPEMRVKVDRQRAADQGISVAQVAMTLRTAIEGEEASKLRQGKDEVPIRVQMREEDRASPAELSRLTLWSPRGAVALADVARLEMGEGPQVIEREDRQRQIAVWASPRGRSLGEIVGELMPKIDALQKPKGTSLAYDGQIEQMNDTNSSMGTALLLAVIFIYLVLASQFESFIHPLTIMMTLPLALVGAILGLFLMDTSMAMGAMIGIILLMGLVTKNAILLVDRAIVRVRENNETPLQAILEAGPERLRPILMTSAAMVLGMLPTALSNGEGSEFRAPMAIAVIGGVVSSTLLSLIVIPALYLAIENAKAWLRARGIVKGDAEPAPAAE, translated from the coding sequence ATGAACCTCTCGGCGATCGCCATCAAGCGTCCCGTTTTCACGGTGATGGTCGCGGTGGCGCTGCTCGTGCTCGGCGTCGTGGGCTACAAGCGCCTTGGCACGGATCTCTTCCCGGACGTCTCTTTCCCCGTCGCAAGCGTGACGATCGTGTATCCGGGCGCGAGCCCGGCCGAGATCGAGACGCAGATCTCGAAGCCGATCGAGGACGCGGTCGTGTCGCTGAACGGCATCGATCGCGTGCGCTCGTTCTCGCGGGAAGGCGTGTCGACCACGGTCGTGATCTTCAAGCTCGACGTGGATATTCAGGAGGCCGCGCAGCTCGTGCGCGAGCGCGTGGCGCAAGCCCGCTTCAAGCTGCCCAAGGACATCGAGGAGCCAGTCATTTCGCGCCTCGACACGGGCGCGGCGCCGGTCCTCGTCTACACGCTCCGCGGCAAACGATCCCTGAGCCAGATCCGGGATTTTGCCGACGACGTGATCCGGCCGTCCCTCGAACAGGTCGACGGCGTGGCGGCAGTGAACATCCGCGGCGGCGCCGAGCGCGAGGTGAAGGTGCTGCTGGATCGGGCGCGGATCGACGCGCTCGGCGTGCAACCTTCGCAGATCGTGGCGGCGATCCGGGGCGCGAACCTGACGGTGCCCGCGGGGCGCTACGAGCAGGGGACGCGCGAGATCAGCGTGCGCGCGATGGGCGAGCTCGAAGCGGTCGATACGCTGCGTGATCTCGTGGTGTCGATGGCCCGCGACGGCTCGTCGGTGCGGCTGCGCGACGTGGCCGACGTGCAAGACGGCTTCGAGGACATGCGCACGCGCATTCGCGTGAACAACGAGGAAGCCGTGGCCTTCGAGGTCGTCAAGCAGAGCGGCCGCAACACGGTCGAGATCTGCCAGGGCATCCGGACCCGGCTCGCGACGCTCGAAAAGCAGTTCCCCGAGGATCTCAAGACGTCGCTGATCATGGATCAGTCGACGTTCATCGAGGAGAACGCGCACGAGGTGCAGATCGCCATCTGGTTCGGCGGCGCGATGGCGATCCTGATCATCCTGATCTTCATGCTCGATCTGCGCTCGACGCTGATCAGCGCGGTCGCATTGCCGACGAGCGTCGTGGCGACGTTCTTCCTGATGTACGTGCTCGGCTTCACGCTGAACATGATGACGCTGCTCGGCCTGTCCTTGGCGATCGGCCTGCTCATCGACGACGCGGTCGTGGTGCGCGAGAACATCTTCAAGCACCTGGAGCGCGGTGAACCACCCATGGAAGCCGCGCTGAACGGCACGAAGGAGATCGCGCTCAGCGTGCTCGCGACGACGTTGACCATCGTGGCGGTCTTCGTGCCCGTGGCGTTCATGGGCGGCATCGTGGGCCAGTTCTTCCGTCAGTTCGGGCTCACGGTCTCGGGGGCGGTTTTGGTGTCGCTCTTCGTGGCCTTCACGCTCGATCCGATGCTCTCGTCGCGGTTCTCGAAATCGATCGAGCACGGGGCAAAGGATCCATTCGCCTGGCTCAAGCGGCCGTTCGAGTGGGTCTTCCGCGCGATGGACGATTCCTATCGAGGGCTCCTCGGCTGGGTCGTGAAGCACAAGCTCGTGGTGGGGCTGCTCGCGTTCGGCACGCTCATCGGCTCGGGGCAGCTCATGGCGCTCATGGGCTCGGACTTCGTGAACCCCGAGGATCGCGGCGAGATGATGGTCGAGATCGAGCTGCCCGCGGGGACGGCGCTCGACGAGCTCGCCGCGCAATCGCTCGAAGCCGAAAAGAAGCTGCTCGCGCACCCGCAGGTCAAGACGCTCTACGTGACGCTCGGGCCAGGCGGCGAGGTGAACAAGGCGCATTACCGCATCCTGACCACGAAGAAACACGAGCGGTCGATGCACATCGACCACATCAAGGACGAGGTCCGCGCGATTGCGAAGAGCGTGCCGGGGGCGAACGTCGTCATCACGGATCCCGAGTTCGTGGAGGGCGCGGGCGTGCAGGCGCCGATCATGATCCTGGTGCGAGGCGATTCGTACGACGACATCCGCACCCTCGCCGATCAGGTCGCCGGCGCCCTTCAGACCACGGCGGGCGTGACGGACGTGCAGGTGAAGTTCTCGCCCGGCAAGCCCGAGATGCGGGTGAAGGTGGATCGGCAGCGCGCGGCCGATCAGGGCATCAGCGTGGCGCAGGTGGCGATGACGCTGCGCACCGCGATCGAGGGCGAGGAGGCGAGCAAGCTCCGGCAAGGCAAGGACGAGGTGCCGATTCGCGTGCAGATGCGCGAGGAGGATCGGGCGTCTCCGGCCGAGCTTTCGCGGCTGACGTTGTGGTCGCCGCGGGGCGCGGTGGCGCTCGCGGATGTCGCGCGGCTCGAAATGGGCGAGGGTCCGCAAGTGATCGAGCGCGAGGATCGGCAGCGGCAGATCGCCGTGTGGGCGTCGCCGCGGGGCCGCTCGCTCGGCGAGATCGTGGGCGAGCTCATGCCGAAGATCGACGCCCTGCAGAAGCCGAAGGGCACGTCGCTCGCCTACGACGGGCAGATCGAGCAGATGAACGACACGAACAGCTCGATGGGGACGGCGCTCTTGCTCGCGGTGATCTTCATCTACCTCGTGCTCGCGTCGCAGTTCGAGAGCTTCATCCACCCGCTGACGATCATGATGACCCTGCCGCTCGCGCTCGTCGGCGCGATCCTGGGGCTCTTCCTGATGGATACGTCGATGGCCATGGGCGCGATGATCGGGATCATCCTGCTCATGGGCCTGGTCACGAAGAACGCGATCTTGCTCGTCGACCGGGCGATCGTGCGCGTGCGCGAGAACAACGAGACGCCGCTGCAGGCCATCCTGGAGGCGGGGCCGGAGCGGCTCCGTCCGATCCTGATGACGAGCGCCGCGATGGTGCTCGGCATGCTGCCGACCGCCCTCTCGAACGGCGAAGGCAGCGAGTTCCGCGCGCCAATGGCCATCGCGGTCATCGGCGGCGTCGTGAGCTCGACGTTGCTCTCGCTGATCGTGATCCCCGCGCTGTACCTCGCCATCGAGAATGCGAAAGCGTGGCTCCGGGCGCGCGGCATCGTGAAGGGCGACGCCGAGCCCGCGCCCGCTGCCGAATGA
- a CDS encoding pyridoxamine 5'-phosphate oxidase family protein: MVGKLSSDEIERVLGTEMIAHLGCHASGRTYVVPITYAYEDDYIYGHTGEGLKLAMMRENPEVCVEVEKIDGPAHWRSVIAWGTFEELAGRDAAHALQVLLERYFSREASETARGPLGPHRQGAVHPDAHLFRIHLTEKTGRFEDGARKRPRPTLVR, translated from the coding sequence ATGGTCGGCAAGCTCAGCTCGGACGAGATCGAACGGGTCCTTGGGACTGAAATGATCGCCCACCTCGGCTGCCATGCCAGCGGCCGGACGTACGTCGTGCCCATCACGTACGCGTACGAGGACGACTACATCTACGGCCACACGGGCGAGGGCCTGAAGCTCGCGATGATGCGCGAAAACCCGGAGGTCTGCGTCGAGGTCGAGAAGATCGACGGGCCCGCGCACTGGCGGAGCGTGATCGCGTGGGGCACGTTCGAGGAGCTCGCCGGGCGGGACGCTGCGCATGCGCTGCAGGTCCTCCTGGAGCGGTATTTCTCGCGTGAGGCGAGCGAGACCGCGCGCGGACCTCTCGGGCCTCATCGTCAAGGCGCGGTTCACCCGGACGCACACCTCTTTCGCATCCACCTCACCGAAAAGACCGGGCGGTTCGAGGATGGCGCGCGAAAGCGGCCGCGACCGACCCTCGTTCGTTAA
- a CDS encoding lamin tail domain-containing protein → MRRTTKLTLMAFALLSTGTGCEIIAAVDRSQIDQSTGTGTGGTGGVGGMGPGSGGMGPGSGGMGGGGMGGGGMGGLGGMGGGGMGGLGGMGGGGMGGLGGMGGTGGMGGAGGMGGAGGMGGTGGMGGTGGMGGSGGMGGAGGMGGAGGAGGGSPQCTVPANCPPTGSECVVATCDAGTCGTAFVNAGTQVATQQDGNCKVDECDGAGNVVSVSDDTDLPDDDNECTSDSCANGTPTYMNVMAGAACGAGMNLLCDGMGACVGCVTTADCQGQDTACQTRTCTTGVCGVNNASQGTAAGDPTDGDCKRDICDGNGNIVPVDDATDLPAEDNNACTVAACDPTNGPVQNPVVVNDNDLCTTDACDPVTGVSHTPVNINDNDLCTADACDPATGVSHTPVTIDDNNVCTTDTCDPATGVSHTNLPAGSDCGNGNQCNGMGQCVGCTTAADCPGQVTECGAPVCNAGVCGMTFAPSGTPLVTQMPGDCTSAVCNGMGGTTTVQDNADLPDDGNQCTLDVCTNGIPSNPPVPVGTACNQNGGTQCDGAGICVAPVAPTVTATTPADGALDVPVGSTIAVTFSTAMNPATLTAATETGACTGSIQISTDNFASCLGFASATPTMSMGNTVATLVPAPALSYFSAYKIRVTTGAQNAAGTPLAAAYTTPDGFLTAEPANSCVGSIVISQVYGGGGNANAQYNHDFVELHNRGATPVNLTGWSLQYTSATGTTWSNNNLALSGTIQAGGYFLVQLATGGAVGAALPTPDQTNSTMNLSGTTGKLALVSNTTALSGACPIGGAVVDFIGFGPTANCSETAVASVLSNAQSAQRNGAGCTDTGNNSADFTAAAPAPRNSASAVLVCGCPIVGTANESGATTEIDYCNVQFPASATVAAGQVSPTIYGRVFDAGFTEAAGANAAIVAELGFGPANVNPTTQSGYNFVPATFNIQVGNDDEYQASFTAPATPGSYRYVYRFSHNAGSSWTYCDLNGAGSNAGLTFEVTELPILSVIP, encoded by the coding sequence ATGCGCAGGACCACGAAGCTGACCTTGATGGCATTCGCCCTCCTTTCCACCGGCACAGGCTGTGAGATCATCGCCGCGGTGGATCGGAGCCAGATCGACCAGTCGACGGGCACCGGCACGGGAGGGACCGGGGGCGTTGGCGGCATGGGCCCCGGCTCCGGCGGCATGGGCCCGGGTTCGGGCGGCATGGGCGGCGGCGGCATGGGCGGCGGCGGCATGGGCGGCCTCGGCGGTATGGGCGGCGGCGGCATGGGCGGCCTCGGCGGTATGGGCGGCGGCGGCATGGGCGGCCTCGGCGGTATGGGTGGCACCGGTGGTATGGGCGGCGCCGGTGGTATGGGTGGCGCCGGTGGTATGGGCGGCACCGGCGGTATGGGCGGCACCGGCGGTATGGGCGGCTCCGGCGGTATGGGTGGCGCCGGTGGTATGGGCGGCGCCGGCGGGGCCGGCGGCGGCAGCCCGCAGTGTACCGTCCCTGCAAATTGCCCTCCCACGGGGAGCGAATGCGTGGTCGCCACCTGCGATGCGGGGACGTGCGGCACGGCGTTCGTGAATGCCGGCACGCAGGTCGCGACCCAGCAAGACGGCAATTGCAAGGTCGATGAATGTGACGGCGCCGGGAATGTGGTCAGCGTCTCCGACGACACCGACCTGCCCGACGACGACAACGAGTGCACGAGCGATTCCTGCGCGAATGGCACACCGACCTACATGAACGTGATGGCGGGCGCGGCGTGCGGCGCCGGCATGAACCTGCTTTGCGACGGAATGGGCGCGTGTGTCGGCTGCGTGACCACGGCCGATTGCCAGGGCCAGGACACGGCCTGCCAGACCCGCACCTGCACGACCGGCGTTTGCGGCGTCAACAACGCCTCGCAGGGCACGGCCGCGGGGGATCCGACGGACGGCGATTGCAAGCGGGATATCTGCGACGGCAATGGCAACATCGTCCCCGTGGACGACGCCACGGATCTGCCGGCCGAGGACAACAACGCATGCACCGTGGCGGCGTGTGATCCGACGAATGGACCGGTGCAGAATCCGGTTGTCGTCAACGACAACGACCTTTGCACGACCGACGCGTGTGATCCGGTGACCGGCGTCTCCCACACGCCCGTCAACATCAACGACAACGACCTTTGCACGGCCGACGCGTGTGATCCGGCGACCGGCGTCTCCCACACGCCCGTCACCATCGACGACAACAACGTTTGCACGACCGACACGTGCGACCCGGCGACCGGCGTCTCCCACACGAATCTGCCGGCGGGCTCGGACTGCGGCAATGGCAACCAGTGCAACGGCATGGGCCAGTGCGTCGGCTGCACCACGGCCGCGGATTGCCCCGGCCAGGTCACCGAGTGCGGCGCGCCGGTTTGCAATGCCGGCGTCTGCGGTATGACGTTCGCGCCTTCCGGCACGCCACTCGTGACGCAGATGCCCGGTGATTGCACGTCGGCGGTCTGCAACGGCATGGGCGGGACGACAACGGTGCAGGACAACGCCGACCTGCCGGACGACGGGAACCAGTGCACGCTCGACGTCTGCACCAACGGCATACCGTCGAACCCGCCCGTCCCCGTGGGTACGGCGTGCAATCAAAATGGGGGCACGCAATGCGACGGCGCGGGGATCTGCGTCGCGCCGGTGGCGCCGACAGTCACGGCGACGACGCCCGCGGATGGGGCGCTCGACGTGCCGGTGGGCTCGACGATCGCCGTGACTTTCAGCACCGCGATGAACCCGGCCACGCTGACGGCAGCGACCGAGACCGGGGCTTGCACCGGGTCGATCCAGATCTCGACGGACAATTTTGCCTCGTGCCTCGGATTCGCGTCGGCCACGCCGACGATGAGCATGGGCAACACCGTCGCGACGCTCGTCCCGGCGCCGGCCCTCTCGTACTTCTCGGCATACAAGATCCGCGTGACGACGGGCGCGCAGAATGCAGCGGGTACGCCGCTCGCCGCCGCGTATACGACACCAGACGGGTTCTTGACGGCGGAGCCGGCGAATTCGTGTGTGGGTTCGATCGTGATCAGCCAGGTGTATGGTGGCGGCGGAAACGCGAACGCCCAGTACAACCACGATTTCGTGGAGCTGCACAACCGTGGAGCGACGCCCGTGAACCTCACGGGGTGGAGCTTGCAATACACGAGCGCGACGGGCACGACCTGGTCGAACAACAACCTGGCGCTCAGTGGGACGATCCAGGCTGGCGGATATTTCCTGGTGCAACTCGCCACGGGCGGAGCGGTGGGAGCGGCCCTCCCCACCCCCGATCAGACAAACAGCACCATGAACCTGTCCGGCACGACCGGGAAGCTGGCGCTCGTGAGCAATACGACGGCGCTTTCGGGGGCCTGCCCGATCGGCGGGGCCGTCGTGGACTTCATTGGGTTCGGTCCCACCGCGAACTGCTCGGAGACCGCCGTGGCCTCGGTCCTGTCCAATGCGCAATCGGCGCAGCGCAATGGCGCAGGTTGCACGGACACGGGCAACAACTCGGCCGACTTCACGGCGGCCGCGCCGGCCCCCCGCAACTCCGCGTCGGCTGTGCTCGTTTGTGGCTGCCCCATCGTGGGGACGGCGAACGAGTCGGGCGCCACGACGGAAATCGATTATTGCAACGTCCAGTTCCCGGCGAGCGCCACCGTAGCCGCCGGTCAAGTGAGCCCGACGATTTACGGTCGTGTCTTCGACGCCGGCTTCACGGAGGCAGCCGGCGCGAACGCCGCCATCGTGGCCGAGCTCGGGTTTGGCCCGGCGAACGTGAACCCGACGACGCAGAGCGGGTATAACTTCGTCCCGGCGACGTTCAACATCCAGGTGGGCAACGACGACGAGTACCAGGCCTCGTTCACGGCGCCTGCGACGCCCGGCTCGTACCGGTACGTCTATCGCTTCAGCCACAACGCCGGGTCGAGCTGGACCTATTGTGATCTCAATGGTGCCGGTTCAAACGCCGGTCTCACCTTCGAGGTCACCGAGCTGCCCATCCTCAGCGTCATCCCCTGA
- a CDS encoding formylglycine-generating enzyme family protein — protein MRRDLLRRALILGFATLPVAIVASQTAAGCGSKEPPDVIGQATTSSSTTGTGGTGGSGGNGGNGGASSSSSSSGTGGAGTGGAGNGGMGGAGGMGGATSSSSSGMFIDDAGAKACPSITNTAAMVAVPGWDGKAYCIDATEVTNAQYASWLESSPSLANQSALCASNVSFTPSSGVPPKDVYPVGSVDWCDAFAYCKAVGKRLCGRIGGGPAPYYAHDDASRNQWFSACSHGDTQAFPYGPAYDANACNVKDAAYGAVLPVGTLASCGGGFDGLVDMSGNVWEWEDSCIPAEGGVDVCRRRGGSFSSSADNVDCDVASSRPRDAAEANTGFRCCAD, from the coding sequence ATGCGCAGAGACCTTCTACGTCGTGCCCTGATCCTGGGCTTCGCCACCCTGCCCGTCGCCATCGTGGCGAGCCAGACCGCCGCGGGGTGCGGCTCCAAGGAACCCCCCGACGTCATCGGACAAGCCACCACGTCGTCCTCCACGACCGGCACGGGCGGCACAGGCGGCAGCGGCGGCAACGGTGGCAACGGCGGCGCGAGTTCGTCCTCGTCCTCCTCGGGCACGGGCGGCGCGGGCACGGGCGGCGCGGGCAACGGCGGCATGGGCGGCGCCGGCGGCATGGGCGGCGCCACGAGCTCCAGCAGCAGCGGGATGTTCATCGACGACGCAGGCGCGAAGGCGTGCCCCTCCATCACGAACACGGCGGCCATGGTCGCCGTGCCGGGGTGGGACGGGAAGGCGTATTGCATCGACGCCACCGAGGTGACGAACGCTCAATACGCGAGCTGGCTCGAAAGCAGTCCGAGCCTCGCGAACCAGAGCGCGCTCTGCGCGTCGAACGTCTCGTTCACGCCCTCCTCCGGCGTCCCGCCGAAGGACGTTTATCCGGTCGGATCCGTCGACTGGTGTGACGCCTTCGCGTATTGCAAGGCCGTGGGCAAGCGGCTCTGCGGTCGCATCGGCGGCGGCCCGGCGCCTTATTACGCGCACGATGACGCCTCGCGCAACCAGTGGTTCAGCGCGTGCAGCCACGGCGACACGCAGGCGTTTCCTTATGGTCCGGCGTACGACGCGAACGCCTGCAACGTGAAGGACGCGGCCTATGGCGCGGTCCTGCCCGTGGGCACGCTCGCGAGCTGCGGGGGCGGGTTCGACGGGCTCGTCGACATGAGCGGCAACGTGTGGGAATGGGAGGATTCGTGTATCCCCGCGGAGGGCGGCGTGGACGTCTGCCGTCGCCGCGGCGGATCGTTCTCGAGCTCGGCGGACAACGTCGATTGTGACGTCGCGAGCTCGCGGCCGCGCGACGCCGCGGAGGCGAACACGGGCTTCCGATGCTGCGCCGATTGA